A genome region from Tolypothrix sp. PCC 7712 includes the following:
- a CDS encoding RNA recognition motif domain-containing protein yields MSIYVGNLSYQVTEDALTAVFAEYGSVKRVQIPTDRETGRVRGFAFVEMSSDDEETAAIEALDGAEWMGRDLKVNKARPKENKGGSFGGGGRGGYGGGGGGGRNRY; encoded by the coding sequence ATGTCAATTTACGTAGGTAATCTTTCTTACCAAGTTACAGAAGACGCTTTAACTGCAGTTTTTGCAGAGTACGGTTCTGTAAAGCGAGTTCAAATTCCCACAGATCGCGAAACAGGCCGTGTACGCGGCTTTGCTTTTGTCGAGATGAGTTCAGATGATGAAGAAACAGCCGCTATTGAAGCACTTGATGGTGCTGAATGGATGGGCCGTGACTTAAAAGTCAACAAGGCTAGACCAAAAGAAAATAAAGGTGGTTCCTTTGGTGGCGGTGGCCGCGGTGGTTACGGCGGTGGCGGTGGCGGTGGACGCAACCGTTACTAA